CTAACATAGGGGTTGATGAGGATATGGCAATTCCTGTAAAGTTCGTCAAATTTGCCAATGGTGAATTTAAGTCGGAGATTTTAAAGACCATAAGAGATAAAGATATTTTTATTGTTCAGGATGTTTCTAACACTTTTCCAGTTGATGTAAATGGAAATGAAAAAGTAGTCATGACAATCAATGACCATATGATGAATTTAATGACCACAGTAGATGCGTGTATTCAAGCTAAAGCCAATTCTGTAAGTGTTATTGTTCCTTCTTATCCTTACTCAAGACAGGATAAAAAGCACTCAAGAGAGGGATTAACGGCAAGTCTCTTTGGGAGATTTTTAGAAGAGTTGGGAGTTAAACATATTTTAACGTTGGATATTCATTCAAAGGCCATTGAGAATGTTTTCAGAAGATCATATTTTGAAAATTTGAATGTATCTTATGAAATTTTTGAAGTTTTAGCTGAGTTGATAGACATTAAGGATTTAAATTTGGTGGTTGTTTCTCCTGATACAGGTGCTGTTAATAGAAATAAATTTTTCGCGTCTAGCCTTAAGAGGCCTTTGGCTTTGCTTTACAAGGAGAGAGATTATTCAAGGGTAGTTCATAGTGTTAGTGACTCTAACATATCTGTTACTAAACTCTTAGGAGATGTTGAAGGTAAGAACGTTTTTATGAGCGATGACATGTTGGCCACTGGTGGAACTTTCATTAAGGCTGTGAAATTACTCAAAAGCATGGGAGCTAAGAAGATCATATGCGCAATAAGCTTGCCGTTTTTTAATGGGGATGCGATTAAATATTTTGATAAAGCTTATGAAGAAGGATATTTTTACAAGATCATAGGGACAAATGCGGTTTATCATGATTCTGAACTTATAAATAAACCTTGGTATCGCGAAGCTAATGTTGCGCATATTTTTGCGGGCGCAATTTTTGCAATTCACAACAG
This is a stretch of genomic DNA from Borrelia sp. P9F1. It encodes these proteins:
- a CDS encoding ribose-phosphate pyrophosphokinase, with the protein product MSLLIKKSIGIVACPGGRVFAGKIIEELRKVFLRAERQVVEKISKTSSCLKEDILKLEGILPPFLEGLEFSNIGVDEDMAIPVKFVKFANGEFKSEILKTIRDKDIFIVQDVSNTFPVDVNGNEKVVMTINDHMMNLMTTVDACIQAKANSVSVIVPSYPYSRQDKKHSREGLTASLFGRFLEELGVKHILTLDIHSKAIENVFRRSYFENLNVSYEIFEVLAELIDIKDLNLVVVSPDTGAVNRNKFFASSLKRPLALLYKERDYSRVVHSVSDSNISVTKLLGDVEGKNVFMSDDMLATGGTFIKAVKLLKSMGAKKIICAISLPFFNGDAIKYFDKAYEEGYFYKIIGTNAVYHDSELINKPWYREANVAHIFAGAIFAIHNRISLQKILDRSDDIQNLISKR